The following are encoded in a window of Lentisphaera araneosa HTCC2155 genomic DNA:
- a CDS encoding serine/threonine-protein kinase, whose product MGLLNDLDDPWEEENQLPKKEEQEARYTYIKHIASGGQKNISSAFDTKLHRTVALAELKSDLPDQETESFIEEIFLTASFQHPNIIKILDFGIRKEDTLFFTMELMLNSNLRNHIKKNETPATQNLEIFLKICDAIAYAHSKGVIHLDLKPDNIQIGAFGEVLISDWGLSKKLGSGLKNSKSQGTPGFMAPEQTASGAELSSATDIYSLGAILSFLFSKVPENEIPQGIHAVIKKAMAQDPEERYQKVEDLKHEISNFIAGYSTNAQQAGFIKELQLLIRRNSQLCITIFTSLILITCLTAYFLLNLKDKNVNLAQSIEELEITGRKLSKSVILEKQLNTELVNRELKVAENLMQYPLYFSSPASSSQKALDIYLRQENTQTFNKKLLIILLIRQDFDKILELELKAPEELMEIIEKFAQKPKSADGVLKELKDFVELLQTMNNLPNKPFSNLKKAYMERAVYYSDDVVKPIIMSPLIIKQLIKTWNPDWDTNNLFYSIHNSSLTLRGHELSVLSDNSPYSSHYSFLRFLKFKKLDLRESNIAVMRHLNGLDLQTLDIRETQVQNLHPHKATRDISTVIINPGQFPEESINHLPPAVKIIQRK is encoded by the coding sequence ATGGGTCTACTGAATGACCTAGATGACCCCTGGGAAGAGGAGAATCAACTTCCTAAAAAAGAAGAACAGGAAGCCCGCTACACTTATATTAAGCATATTGCCTCAGGCGGGCAGAAAAACATCTCTTCAGCTTTTGACACAAAACTTCATCGAACTGTAGCTTTAGCTGAACTAAAGAGCGACCTTCCTGACCAGGAAACAGAGAGCTTTATTGAAGAGATTTTTTTAACGGCGTCTTTTCAACACCCAAACATTATTAAAATTCTCGATTTTGGCATCCGCAAAGAGGATACACTCTTTTTTACTATGGAGCTTATGCTCAATAGTAATTTAAGAAATCATATAAAAAAGAATGAAACTCCCGCTACTCAAAATTTAGAAATCTTTCTAAAGATTTGCGATGCCATAGCCTACGCTCATTCCAAGGGCGTTATTCACTTGGATTTAAAACCCGATAATATTCAAATCGGAGCCTTTGGTGAAGTCCTAATTAGTGATTGGGGACTGAGTAAAAAACTAGGATCAGGCTTAAAAAATAGCAAAAGTCAGGGCACTCCGGGATTTATGGCCCCTGAACAAACAGCTAGTGGGGCTGAATTAAGTTCTGCTACTGACATCTACAGTTTAGGAGCAATTCTAAGCTTTCTATTCTCTAAAGTTCCTGAAAACGAAATCCCACAGGGAATTCATGCGGTAATTAAAAAAGCAATGGCTCAGGACCCCGAAGAGCGATACCAAAAAGTTGAAGACCTAAAACATGAAATTAGCAATTTTATTGCGGGTTATTCTACCAATGCACAGCAGGCCGGTTTCATAAAAGAACTGCAATTGCTCATTCGTCGCAATAGCCAACTCTGCATAACCATATTTACATCTCTTATCTTAATCACTTGCTTAACGGCTTACTTTTTACTTAACCTTAAAGATAAAAATGTAAATCTTGCTCAGTCAATTGAAGAGCTGGAAATTACCGGTCGCAAACTCAGTAAATCGGTTATTCTGGAAAAGCAGTTGAATACGGAATTAGTGAATCGTGAGCTCAAGGTGGCTGAAAATTTAATGCAGTACCCACTTTATTTTAGCTCACCGGCAAGCTCTTCACAAAAAGCACTCGATATTTATCTAAGACAGGAAAATACCCAAACCTTCAATAAAAAACTCTTAATAATCTTGTTAATAAGACAGGATTTTGATAAAATCCTTGAGCTTGAGCTAAAAGCGCCTGAAGAGCTTATGGAAATTATAGAAAAATTCGCCCAAAAGCCTAAGAGTGCTGATGGCGTCTTAAAGGAACTCAAGGATTTTGTAGAGCTTCTTCAAACGATGAATAACTTGCCAAATAAACCCTTTTCAAATTTAAAAAAGGCATATATGGAGAGGGCTGTTTACTATAGTGATGATGTTGTAAAGCCCATCATCATGAGCCCCCTTATCATTAAACAACTGATAAAGACCTGGAACCCCGACTGGGATACGAATAATTTATTCTACAGCATCCATAACTCCAGTCTAACTCTTAGAGGCCATGAACTGAGTGTACTTTCAGACAACTCCCCTTACTCTTCTCACTACAGCTTCCTACGCTTTCTTAAGTTTAAAAAATTGGATTTAAGAGAAAGTAATATTGCAGTAATGAGACATCTCAATGGCCTGGACTTACAAACCCTGGATATAAGAGAAACTCAGGTTCAAAATCTACACCCACACAAGGCAACAAGAGATATTTCCACTGTGATTATAAACCCAGGTCAATTCCCCGAAGAATCCATCAATCATTTACCACCAGCCGTAAAAATCATACAAAGAAAATAA
- a CDS encoding sigma-70 family RNA polymerase sigma factor — protein sequence MNDQWKTKLTLIERAKAEPEDIDTWDEFIKFYEPFIIMLLNKHKINISNRDDLCQIILLKIWKFISSYTKEKARFRTWLSTLIRNEIVTYINKANKDRQREFEYDKLDTNNKTKLEESIESEWQEHLTNLAFERLEKKFSENSMKVFTMSLEGYNTEDIAKKLELNKESVFVLRSKVKTAFKKEVENIRRHIEL from the coding sequence ATGAATGATCAATGGAAAACAAAACTAACTCTTATAGAAAGAGCTAAAGCTGAACCCGAGGATATAGATACCTGGGATGAGTTTATTAAGTTTTATGAACCCTTCATCATTATGCTTCTCAACAAACACAAAATAAACATCAGTAATCGTGATGATTTATGCCAAATCATTCTGCTTAAAATTTGGAAGTTTATTTCATCTTACACCAAGGAAAAAGCGCGCTTTAGAACTTGGCTTAGTACTTTAATTCGCAATGAAATAGTCACCTATATAAACAAAGCAAACAAGGATCGCCAAAGAGAATTTGAATATGATAAGCTCGACACGAACAATAAAACTAAGCTCGAGGAAAGCATTGAAAGCGAATGGCAGGAGCATCTAACCAATTTAGCCTTTGAAAGGCTGGAGAAAAAATTCTCCGAAAACTCAATGAAAGTCTTTACAATGAGTCTGGAAGGATATAACACAGAAGATATTGCTAAAAAACTCGAGCTCAATAAAGAATCAGTCTTTGTATTGAGAAGCAAAGTAAAAACAGCCTTTAAAAAAGAAGTCGAAAATATTCGTCGGCATATCGAGCTGTGA
- a CDS encoding sigma-70 family RNA polymerase sigma factor: MTDQWKTKLTLIERAKTEPEDIETWEEFVRFYEPFIGMVLNKHRVDYSAKDDISQVILLQIWKSIPSYNKEKAGFRTWLSTIIRNAIARHYNKINATKQRENAYHELDNKTSADGLEEIIESEWKGYLTKLAFERLRESFSESSIQVFFLSLEGKDSDTIADELELTKDSVFVLRSRVKKAFKKEVENIRRHLEL; encoded by the coding sequence ATGACTGATCAATGGAAAACTAAGCTCACTCTAATTGAAAGAGCCAAAACCGAACCCGAGGATATTGAAACTTGGGAAGAGTTCGTAAGATTTTATGAGCCCTTCATTGGCATGGTTCTCAACAAACATAGAGTTGACTACAGTGCCAAGGACGATATATCTCAAGTTATCCTTTTACAGATATGGAAGTCCATCCCCAGCTACAATAAAGAAAAAGCCGGCTTTCGAACTTGGTTAAGCACCATTATTCGCAATGCCATTGCAAGGCATTACAATAAAATCAACGCTACTAAGCAACGCGAAAACGCTTATCATGAGCTCGATAATAAGACCTCAGCCGATGGCCTTGAAGAAATTATTGAGAGTGAATGGAAGGGCTACCTCACAAAACTTGCTTTTGAACGACTGCGTGAATCCTTTTCAGAAAGCTCCATTCAGGTCTTTTTCCTAAGCCTTGAGGGCAAAGACAGCGATACCATTGCCGATGAACTCGAGCTGACTAAAGATAGTGTCTTTGTACTTCGCAGCCGCGTTAAAAAAGCCTTTAAGAAAGAAGTGGAAAATATTCGTAGGCACCTAGAACTTTGA